In Phormidium yuhuli AB48, one genomic interval encodes:
- a CDS encoding SpoIID/LytB domain-containing protein: MSLCFWLGSIGPSLALELRVAVEKNVGELTVGSSTPARVRSRSGDILGDVSQMNAFVARSHGGVVSLDRWQGEQLWIEPTNHGYVYIGDRWYRGKVLIVQGRWGLTAVNYVDIESYLYSVLGAEMGGTWPLEALKAQAVAARSYVLYQRERYGNQIYDVGNDTFWQVYRGMQEESSQTHRATEATRGQVLSHNGQVIEAVFHSSSGGHTEDVEQVWDEAKPYLRGVPDFDSNSPSYHWMESFSQWELTRRLGGVGTVTGIFPQRESPNGRLVTAQVVGTAGSTTIKGDDLRSALGLRSSLFTVASGGDYFTLSGRGFGHGVGLSQWGARHLAEQGYSYRQILSHYYRNTQLAQLRPQS, encoded by the coding sequence ATGAGTCTTTGCTTTTGGTTAGGTTCCATCGGTCCTAGCCTGGCCCTGGAACTGCGGGTCGCTGTCGAAAAAAATGTTGGCGAACTCACCGTCGGCAGTTCTACCCCAGCCCGGGTTCGTAGCCGCTCAGGAGACATCCTTGGTGATGTTAGTCAGATGAATGCCTTTGTGGCTCGTTCCCATGGAGGAGTCGTCTCCCTCGATCGCTGGCAAGGGGAACAACTCTGGATTGAACCCACCAATCACGGTTATGTCTATATTGGCGATCGCTGGTATCGGGGCAAAGTCTTAATAGTACAGGGCCGCTGGGGCCTCACTGCCGTCAACTATGTAGACATTGAATCCTACCTCTACAGTGTCCTCGGAGCAGAAATGGGAGGAACCTGGCCCCTTGAAGCCCTGAAAGCCCAAGCTGTGGCCGCTCGCTCTTATGTCCTCTACCAACGGGAACGCTACGGCAATCAGATTTATGACGTTGGCAATGACACCTTCTGGCAAGTCTATCGAGGAATGCAAGAAGAATCCAGTCAGACCCACCGCGCCACAGAAGCAACTCGCGGTCAAGTTCTCAGCCATAACGGTCAAGTGATTGAGGCGGTCTTCCATTCCTCCTCCGGCGGACATACCGAAGATGTCGAGCAAGTGTGGGACGAAGCAAAGCCCTATCTCAGAGGCGTTCCTGACTTTGATAGCAACTCCCCCAGCTACCATTGGATGGAATCCTTTTCTCAATGGGAATTAACTCGGCGGCTCGGGGGAGTGGGAACTGTCACTGGCATCTTCCCCCAACGAGAATCGCCCAATGGTCGCCTAGTCACTGCCCAAGTGGTGGGAACGGCCGGGAGTACCACCATCAAAGGGGATGATTTACGCTCAGCCCTGGGGTTACGCAGTAGCTTATTCACCGTCGCCTCCGGTGGTGACTATTTCACCCTCTCAGGACGTGGATTTGGACATGGGGTTGGGTTGAGCCAATGGGGGGCTAGACATCTGGCGGAACAGGGCTATAGTTATCGTCAAATCCTCTCCCATTACTATCGCAATACCCAACTCGCTCAACTGCGACCCCAGTCTTGA
- a CDS encoding slr1601 family putative cell division protein, which yields MNAPDRLPRPSVTPPVRVSPRPPSRRYPASSPRLRRDGVSPGLAVETGLQLAVNVTVSLGAIAALVHLVPSYQTGYQELEQLQEEVDMTRSQVQLLQGRFSRYFDPTQVNRLIEEETQRVDPQRVPIVWREPTSDEASH from the coding sequence ATGAACGCCCCCGATCGCCTTCCCCGTCCTTCCGTAACTCCTCCAGTTCGAGTCTCGCCCCGCCCGCCCTCGCGCCGTTATCCAGCTTCGAGTCCCCGACTGCGTCGAGATGGTGTGTCTCCAGGGTTAGCCGTGGAAACAGGGTTGCAATTGGCGGTGAATGTTACGGTCTCTTTAGGGGCGATCGCCGCTCTGGTACATCTGGTTCCGAGTTACCAAACCGGTTACCAGGAACTTGAGCAGCTTCAAGAGGAGGTCGACATGACGCGATCACAAGTCCAACTCTTACAGGGACGGTTTTCACGCTACTTTGACCCCACACAAGTTAATCGTCTGATTGAAGAAGAAACCCAACGGGTTGATCCCCAGCGAGTGCCAATTGTCTGGAGGGAGCCCACCTCGGACGAGGCTAGCCACTAA
- the psaM gene encoding photosystem I reaction center subunit XII, with protein MSDVQVLAALVVAIIPGILAFRLSTELYK; from the coding sequence ATGTCTGACGTTCAAGTCCTGGCCGCTTTAGTTGTTGCCATCATTCCCGGTATCCTGGCCTTCCGCTTGTCGACGGAACTTTACAAGTAA
- the ndk gene encoding nucleoside-diphosphate kinase — MERTFLMIKPDGVQRGLVGEVIRRFEAKGFTLVGLKLMSVSKELAEQHYDVHRDKPFFKGLVDFITSSPVVAMVWEGDGVVAGARTVIGATNPLTADPGTIRGDFGLNIGRNLIHGSDAVETANREINLWFSESELVNWTPAMKPWLEE; from the coding sequence TTGGAACGCACCTTTTTAATGATTAAGCCCGATGGTGTACAACGGGGACTCGTGGGCGAGGTGATTCGCCGCTTTGAAGCGAAGGGCTTTACTCTGGTTGGGCTGAAACTGATGTCTGTGAGTAAGGAACTGGCAGAACAACATTATGACGTTCACCGGGATAAGCCCTTTTTTAAGGGATTGGTGGACTTTATTACCTCCTCTCCCGTGGTCGCGATGGTCTGGGAAGGTGACGGCGTTGTGGCTGGGGCCCGGACCGTGATTGGGGCCACGAACCCCCTCACGGCCGATCCCGGGACGATTCGGGGTGATTTTGGCTTGAATATCGGCCGCAATCTTATTCACGGCTCCGATGCGGTAGAAACCGCCAATCGGGAAATTAACCTATGGTTTTCAGAGAGTGAACTGGTCAACTGGACTCCGGCCATGAAGCCTTGGTTAGAAGAGTAG
- a CDS encoding acyl-CoA dehydrogenase, with protein sequence MTVTSSPLDIAERYLDECVAPQANLIDHDSQALQRAFMGLGDHALLTLRADNQVLFRRFQETISRYSGALAFLQTQHQSAAAMMARSPNKTLKEEYLPDLARGKRRVGVGFSHLRRPGTPPMQAHAVPGGYQLQGFIPWITGWTLFDSFILGAMLPDGTSVFGMMPFETSQDEQGGELRLSPPLEMAALTSTQTVTAEVKQWFLADDQVLFLKPPNWMHHNSQTNVLHHGFFALGCARAGLDILNQAAERKNLPFLKSSWTRLDEELQACRQAFFESEGEGVTSYGDRLKLRAWAIDLAGRCSYGAVAASGGAANSLNHPAQRVYREALVYAVSGQTEDVMEATLNRLTSAEFCP encoded by the coding sequence ATGACTGTCACCTCCTCTCCCCTGGATATCGCAGAACGCTATTTGGATGAGTGTGTCGCACCCCAAGCGAATCTCATTGATCACGATTCCCAAGCCTTGCAGAGGGCTTTTATGGGACTCGGCGATCACGCACTCCTAACCTTGCGGGCTGATAATCAAGTCCTCTTCCGTCGCTTTCAGGAAACCATTTCCCGCTATTCCGGCGCTCTGGCTTTCCTGCAAACCCAACATCAAAGCGCGGCGGCGATGATGGCTCGCAGTCCGAACAAGACCTTGAAAGAGGAGTATCTGCCTGATTTAGCCCGGGGAAAACGACGGGTGGGGGTTGGCTTTTCCCATTTACGTCGCCCGGGAACGCCCCCCATGCAGGCTCATGCGGTTCCCGGGGGCTACCAACTACAAGGCTTTATCCCCTGGATTACCGGTTGGACTTTGTTTGACTCCTTCATTCTTGGAGCCATGCTGCCCGATGGAACCTCGGTCTTTGGCATGATGCCTTTTGAGACCAGCCAAGATGAGCAAGGGGGAGAACTACGCCTGAGTCCTCCCCTAGAGATGGCGGCCCTAACCTCCACTCAGACGGTCACCGCTGAGGTCAAACAATGGTTTTTAGCTGATGACCAAGTCCTATTCCTGAAGCCGCCGAATTGGATGCACCATAACAGTCAGACCAATGTGCTGCATCATGGCTTTTTTGCCCTGGGTTGCGCTCGCGCGGGCCTGGATATTCTTAATCAGGCCGCCGAGCGAAAAAACCTCCCCTTTCTCAAGAGTAGCTGGACTCGTCTGGATGAGGAGCTGCAAGCCTGTCGTCAGGCCTTCTTTGAGAGTGAAGGGGAGGGGGTCACTTCCTATGGCGATCGCCTAAAGCTGCGAGCCTGGGCCATCGATTTAGCCGGCCGTTGTAGCTATGGGGCAGTGGCGGCTTCGGGAGGGGCGGCCAACAGTCTAAACCATCCCGCCCAACGGGTGTATCGGGAAGCTCTCGTTTATGCGGTGTCCGGTCAAACGGAGGATGTGATGGAAGCAACCCTAAATCGCCTCACTTCTGCTGAATTTTGCCCCTAA
- a CDS encoding aspartate aminotransferase family protein: MSPDMTLAKPTPAFYDPADFDRYVMKTYGRFPIALTHGEGCRVWDAQEKEYLDFVAGIATCTLGHAHPRLIEAVNQQIQTLHHVSNLYYIPPQGALAQWLVEHSCGDRAFFCNSGAEANEGAIKLARKYAHTVRGIENPTIITAKASFHGRTLATITATGQPKYQKNFNPLVPGFVYSPYNDIDALEATIEELDAQTPQVAAILLEALQGEGGVRPGDAAFFQRVRQLCDEKGILLILDEVQVGVGRTGKIWGYENLGIEPDIFTSAKGLGGGIPIGAMVCKSGCDVFEPGDHASTFGGNPFACGVALSVCQMLDEPGFLENVRERGEQLGQGLEAIARQFPDSVVDVRGWGLIRGLEIKQDLELTSIMVVKAAMESGLLLVPAGPKVVRFVPPLIVSQGEIDRALEILTGALSSLV, from the coding sequence ATGAGTCCAGATATGACCCTCGCTAAACCCACTCCAGCATTTTACGACCCCGCTGACTTTGACCGCTATGTGATGAAAACCTATGGGCGCTTCCCCATTGCGCTCACTCATGGAGAGGGCTGTCGGGTGTGGGATGCTCAGGAGAAGGAGTATTTAGACTTTGTCGCCGGAATCGCCACCTGTACCCTCGGCCATGCTCACCCGAGGCTGATTGAAGCGGTTAACCAGCAGATCCAAACCCTCCACCATGTCTCGAATCTCTACTACATTCCCCCCCAAGGGGCCTTGGCACAATGGTTAGTGGAGCATTCCTGTGGCGATCGCGCTTTCTTCTGTAATTCTGGGGCTGAAGCCAACGAAGGAGCGATTAAACTGGCTCGGAAGTACGCCCATACGGTTCGCGGCATTGAAAATCCCACCATTATCACCGCCAAAGCGAGTTTCCACGGACGCACTCTGGCCACCATCACCGCCACGGGCCAGCCCAAATATCAAAAGAACTTTAATCCCTTGGTTCCCGGCTTTGTCTATAGCCCCTATAACGATATTGACGCCCTAGAAGCCACCATCGAGGAATTAGATGCACAAACCCCCCAGGTGGCGGCCATTCTCCTGGAAGCCCTCCAGGGAGAAGGGGGAGTACGTCCCGGAGATGCGGCCTTTTTCCAACGGGTGCGCCAACTCTGTGATGAGAAAGGGATTTTGCTGATTCTCGATGAAGTGCAGGTGGGAGTCGGGCGCACGGGCAAAATCTGGGGCTATGAAAACCTGGGGATTGAACCGGATATCTTCACCAGTGCCAAAGGCTTAGGTGGGGGCATTCCTATTGGTGCCATGGTCTGTAAGTCAGGCTGTGACGTCTTTGAACCGGGAGATCATGCTAGTACCTTTGGGGGGAATCCCTTCGCCTGTGGGGTGGCCCTGTCCGTTTGTCAGATGTTAGATGAACCGGGATTTTTAGAGAATGTGCGCGAGCGCGGGGAACAGTTGGGTCAAGGGTTAGAGGCGATCGCCCGTCAATTCCCGGATAGTGTTGTAGATGTCCGGGGTTGGGGATTGATTCGGGGTCTGGAAATCAAACAAGACCTTGAGTTAACCTCAATTATGGTAGTGAAAGCTGCCATGGAATCCGGTTTGTTACTGGTTCCCGCCGGGCCAAAGGTGGTGCGCTTTGTGCCGCCCTTGATTGTCTCCCAAGGGGAAATCGACCGCGCTCTGGAGATTCTGACCGGGGCCCTGTCGTCGTTGGTGTAA